In Arthrobacter sp. B3I9, the following are encoded in one genomic region:
- a CDS encoding patatin-like phospholipase family protein, whose protein sequence is MNTTPSWTLHLPSTTASDQPRSDQDQPQLDATKRIRAAGERALILGGGGSTGNAWLIGVVAGLFEAGLDVTQADLVIGTSAGSTAAAQMAGATPAGLLADILAPASLPPNGLAGSGRGPVPIAPASNHMERTSAIIAAAGDAADMRRRMGAAALEMDGVSDGARQRRWRSTVAARLPNQLWPQRQMLITAVNAQTGEPVVFDRHSGVDLVDAIAASCASGFPYRIGGSRYIDGGYRSNAENADLAAGYARVLVLSPFGGRSRTPVDWGMHLATQVEELRASGSRVETVFPDSEHMFGPNAMDLSLRPAAARAGYNQGRAVAGQLTAFWR, encoded by the coding sequence ATGAACACAACACCTTCTTGGACTCTGCATCTCCCCTCAACGACGGCCTCGGACCAGCCGAGGTCAGACCAGGATCAGCCGCAGCTCGACGCCACAAAGCGGATACGCGCAGCGGGTGAGCGCGCGTTGATCCTCGGCGGCGGCGGATCGACAGGCAATGCGTGGCTGATCGGCGTCGTCGCCGGGCTGTTTGAGGCCGGGTTGGACGTGACCCAGGCCGATCTGGTCATCGGGACGTCCGCCGGATCGACCGCCGCGGCTCAGATGGCTGGCGCGACCCCTGCCGGACTGCTGGCCGACATCCTCGCTCCTGCATCCCTGCCACCGAACGGGCTGGCTGGATCCGGCCGTGGACCTGTCCCGATCGCGCCGGCGTCGAATCACATGGAGAGGACGAGCGCAATCATCGCCGCCGCCGGGGATGCGGCTGACATGCGCCGCAGGATGGGTGCGGCGGCTCTCGAGATGGACGGGGTGTCGGACGGCGCTAGGCAAAGACGGTGGCGCTCTACCGTCGCCGCTCGGCTGCCCAATCAACTCTGGCCCCAACGGCAAATGCTCATCACGGCTGTTAATGCGCAGACAGGTGAACCGGTTGTGTTCGACCGCCACAGCGGGGTCGACTTGGTGGACGCCATCGCCGCCAGCTGCGCCAGTGGCTTCCCCTACCGTATCGGCGGCAGCCGATACATCGACGGCGGCTACCGATCCAACGCTGAGAATGCCGATCTGGCGGCCGGATACGCCAGGGTGCTGGTGCTGTCACCGTTCGGCGGAAGATCAAGGACGCCGGTCGACTGGGGCATGCACCTTGCAACCCAGGTCGAAGAACTACGCGCAAGCGGCAGCAGAGTGGAAACCGTCTTTCCGGATAGCGAGCACATGTTCGGCCCGAATGCCATGGATCTGTCGTTGCGTCCGGCTGCTGCTCGAGCTGGTTATAACCAAGGCAGAGCAGTCGCCGGGCAGCTCACCGCATTCTGGCGCTGA
- a CDS encoding HU family DNA-binding protein translates to MAKNRSELVAEVAGKAGTSQAAVNSVLDALFEVFETSVAAGEKITIPGWLSVERTDRAARTGRNPQTGETIQIAAGHSVKLSAGSKLKAAVSSKK, encoded by the coding sequence ATGGCTAAGAACCGTAGTGAACTTGTTGCAGAGGTAGCGGGCAAGGCCGGCACCAGCCAGGCTGCCGTCAACTCCGTGCTCGATGCACTGTTCGAGGTTTTCGAGACCTCTGTCGCCGCGGGCGAAAAGATCACCATCCCGGGCTGGCTGTCCGTTGAGCGCACCGACCGTGCAGCTCGCACCGGCCGCAACCCGCAGACCGGCGAGACCATCCAGATCGCCGCTGGCCACAGCGTCAAGCTGTCCGCTGGCTCCAAGCTCAAGGCTGCAGTCTCCTCGAAGAAGTAG
- a CDS encoding cytochrome c oxidase assembly protein, producing MPSAANPRATTVPPNPSGGARGAAAARGGVSRGWLFVGVVALFAGLALALLFSGAAAARQVSDPGALVRWGLPVSKAISNVSLATVIGGLIFAVGILPRSVGASRSKDSDGSEHPAFTRSLTVAAGAGAVWTLAAIAVLVLSYSDVAGQGLSADSEFTRSLVYFMTDIETGRAWLAVVIIAAVVTTALFGVRSLGGLAATLVLAFVGLVPAALIGHSSSSSDHEGAINSLGLHVVGVSAWVGGIIMLVLLSGVLNAGAGASGKASRTDITEPTLRRFSTLAGFAFVLVFASGVVNATIRVTSWSDLFGSPYGQLIVAKAAATLVLGGVGLMHRSWVIPQLGSLGGGMSARRVLWQLVVVELIVMGATSGIAVALGRSAPPAPTTIAPDVSPAFILSGYDLPPELTPSRWLTEWRPDWLWVAVAAFGLVSYFLGVWKVTRRGDTWSVFRSVNWVVGLVVLTYITSGPPSVYGRILFSAHMVDHMALTMVAPIFLVLGAPVTLALRALPARRDGSRGPREWLLVFVHSKFSQLVTHPLFAAANFAGSIVLFYYSDAFGYAMRNHIGHELMILHFSLTGYIFVLTMIGTDPLPRRAPYPMRLLLLLATMGFHAFFGVSIMGGTGLLAADYFGNLGRPWGPSALLDQQIGGGVAWGIGEVPTLLVAIGVAVMWSRSDARESKRTDRAADRNNDADLTAYNDMFAKLAERDAKLAERNSKLEGR from the coding sequence GTGCCTTCCGCAGCAAATCCCCGTGCCACCACCGTTCCGCCGAACCCCTCGGGGGGAGCGCGGGGCGCTGCGGCTGCTCGCGGGGGCGTCTCCCGTGGGTGGCTGTTTGTCGGAGTTGTGGCGCTCTTTGCCGGCCTTGCACTCGCCCTGCTCTTCTCCGGGGCTGCTGCCGCCCGTCAGGTCTCGGACCCCGGTGCCCTGGTCCGCTGGGGCCTGCCGGTCAGCAAGGCTATTTCCAACGTCTCATTGGCCACTGTGATCGGCGGCCTCATTTTCGCCGTTGGCATCCTGCCTCGATCCGTCGGAGCCTCGCGGTCCAAGGACTCGGACGGATCCGAACATCCAGCCTTTACCCGCTCCCTGACCGTCGCGGCGGGGGCAGGCGCTGTCTGGACGCTGGCCGCGATCGCAGTGCTGGTGCTGAGCTACTCAGACGTGGCGGGCCAAGGGCTTTCCGCTGACTCGGAGTTCACCCGCTCCCTGGTCTACTTCATGACGGACATCGAAACCGGCCGGGCATGGCTCGCCGTCGTCATCATTGCGGCAGTAGTTACCACGGCGCTTTTTGGCGTCCGTTCCCTCGGCGGCCTGGCGGCAACCCTGGTGCTAGCCTTCGTAGGCCTGGTTCCCGCAGCATTGATCGGCCACTCCTCCAGCTCAAGTGACCATGAAGGCGCCATCAATTCACTCGGGCTGCACGTCGTCGGTGTCTCGGCGTGGGTGGGCGGGATCATCATGCTGGTGCTCCTTTCCGGCGTGCTGAATGCGGGAGCCGGCGCTTCCGGCAAGGCAAGCCGGACGGACATCACCGAGCCGACACTGCGCCGCTTTTCAACCCTGGCCGGTTTCGCCTTCGTCCTGGTGTTCGCCTCGGGCGTGGTCAACGCCACCATCCGCGTGACCAGCTGGTCGGACCTCTTCGGTTCTCCCTACGGGCAGCTAATTGTGGCGAAGGCCGCGGCGACCCTGGTGCTCGGCGGCGTCGGCCTGATGCACCGCAGCTGGGTCATCCCCCAGCTGGGCAGCCTGGGTGGCGGCATGTCCGCACGGCGGGTGCTCTGGCAGCTCGTCGTGGTGGAGCTGATCGTCATGGGGGCAACGTCCGGCATCGCCGTGGCGCTCGGCCGCTCCGCGCCACCGGCACCCACGACCATCGCCCCTGATGTCTCGCCCGCCTTCATTCTCTCCGGGTACGATCTTCCGCCCGAGCTCACACCTTCGCGCTGGCTGACCGAGTGGCGGCCTGACTGGCTCTGGGTCGCCGTCGCGGCCTTCGGCCTGGTGTCCTACTTCCTGGGAGTCTGGAAGGTGACGCGGCGCGGCGACACCTGGTCCGTCTTCCGGTCCGTGAACTGGGTGGTCGGGCTGGTGGTCCTGACGTACATCACCTCCGGTCCGCCGTCGGTCTACGGCCGGATCCTGTTCTCGGCGCACATGGTGGACCACATGGCCCTGACCATGGTGGCTCCTATCTTCCTGGTCCTGGGCGCGCCGGTGACGCTGGCGCTCCGGGCCCTGCCGGCGCGCCGCGACGGCTCGCGGGGGCCGCGTGAGTGGCTGCTGGTCTTCGTGCATTCCAAGTTCTCCCAGCTGGTGACCCACCCATTGTTTGCCGCCGCGAACTTCGCCGGCTCGATCGTCCTGTTCTACTACTCGGACGCGTTCGGTTACGCCATGCGGAACCATATCGGCCACGAGCTGATGATCCTTCATTTTTCCTTGACCGGTTACATCTTCGTGTTGACCATGATCGGCACGGACCCGCTGCCGCGCCGCGCGCCCTATCCCATGCGACTGCTGCTCCTGCTGGCCACGATGGGCTTCCATGCCTTTTTCGGTGTCTCAATCATGGGTGGGACAGGTCTGCTCGCCGCGGACTACTTCGGCAATCTCGGCCGCCCCTGGGGTCCCTCCGCCCTGCTGGACCAGCAGATAGGCGGTGGAGTGGCCTGGGGCATCGGTGAAGTGCCCACGCTGCTGGTGGCGATCGGCGTCGCTGTCATGTGGTCCCGCTCCGACGCCCGGGAGTCCAAGCGGACCGACCGGGCCGCCGACAGGAATAACGACGCCGATCTCACTGCTTATAACGACATGTTTGCCAAGTTGGCCGAACGCGATGCCAAGCTGGCTGAACGCAACTCAAAGCTGGAAGGACGCTGA
- a CDS encoding NHL domain-containing thioredoxin family protein, with amino-acid sequence MSETVRTHLRVRASELVGRNWLNTGGKSLDLESLRGKIVLLDFWTFCCINCLHVLDELRPLEQQYSDVLVTVGVHSPKFEHEADPVALAAAVERYEIHHPVLDDPELDTWKAYTARAWPTLVVIDPEGYIVAHLSGEGHADGLSVLIPELIAEHEAKGTLHRGNGPYVAPEPTSGTLRFPGKALYLPAGRGAAPEGSAPGSESGAGSWLVTDTGHHRLVQLSTDFQTVLGTYGSGEKGYADGGADDSRFNEPQGLVLLPEDVALKAGYDVVVADTVNHRLRGISLADGTVSTLAGNGVQRLLETGPARVDEEGAAYGARLEADPLGVSLSSPWDVVWSVKLNAVVVAMAGVHQIFSFDPLSGAVSIIAGNGLEGLLDGPAAEAWFAQSSGLAEDAEGHIWVADSETSALRKLVIGDDGSIAVETAVGKGLFDFGFRDGEASEARLQHPLGVTVLPDGSVAIADTYNGAVRRYDPASRTVSTLARGLSEPSDVIVDHTHVAGAEPLLVVVEANKHQLVYVPIPKEAQQVDEGAAQTHRPKSPVAPGLLQLTVRFAAPTGQKLDDRWGDPTQLKISSTPPELLLSGGGTSVGLLRTLELASDVPEGVLHITARAAACDGPEDADGEIPDHAACHLYQQDWGIPVLLQADGDTELVLDLRGMD; translated from the coding sequence ATGAGCGAAACAGTACGCACCCACCTGCGGGTCCGAGCCTCCGAACTGGTGGGCCGTAACTGGCTGAACACCGGCGGAAAGTCCCTCGACCTGGAATCCCTCCGCGGCAAGATCGTGCTGCTGGACTTCTGGACGTTCTGCTGCATCAACTGCCTGCACGTCCTGGACGAACTCCGCCCGCTCGAGCAGCAGTACTCCGATGTCCTCGTCACGGTCGGCGTGCACTCGCCCAAGTTCGAGCACGAGGCAGATCCTGTAGCGTTGGCCGCGGCCGTGGAACGCTACGAGATCCACCACCCGGTCCTCGATGACCCCGAACTGGATACCTGGAAGGCTTACACGGCACGCGCCTGGCCGACCTTGGTGGTCATCGACCCCGAGGGCTACATCGTGGCGCACCTCTCCGGTGAGGGCCACGCGGACGGCCTTTCCGTGCTTATTCCCGAACTCATCGCCGAGCACGAAGCCAAGGGCACGCTGCACCGCGGAAACGGGCCCTATGTGGCGCCTGAACCGACGTCGGGCACGCTGCGCTTCCCCGGCAAGGCCCTGTACCTCCCGGCCGGCCGCGGAGCCGCACCCGAAGGTTCCGCGCCGGGTTCGGAATCCGGTGCCGGGTCCTGGCTCGTCACGGACACCGGCCACCACCGCCTGGTGCAGCTCTCCACCGATTTCCAAACGGTGCTGGGCACCTACGGTTCGGGTGAAAAGGGATACGCCGACGGCGGTGCTGATGACTCCCGCTTCAACGAGCCGCAGGGCCTGGTCCTGCTTCCCGAAGACGTCGCCCTCAAAGCGGGCTACGACGTCGTGGTTGCCGACACCGTCAACCATCGGCTTCGCGGGATCTCTCTCGCCGACGGCACCGTCAGCACCCTGGCAGGCAACGGCGTCCAGCGGTTGCTCGAAACCGGGCCGGCACGCGTGGACGAGGAAGGCGCCGCCTATGGCGCCCGGCTCGAGGCGGACCCCCTGGGCGTGTCCCTCAGCTCGCCTTGGGACGTCGTATGGTCCGTCAAGCTGAACGCCGTCGTCGTCGCGATGGCCGGAGTGCACCAGATATTCAGCTTCGACCCGCTGTCCGGAGCGGTGTCCATCATCGCCGGCAACGGGCTGGAAGGCCTTCTGGACGGCCCTGCGGCGGAAGCCTGGTTCGCGCAGTCCTCCGGCCTCGCCGAGGACGCCGAAGGCCACATCTGGGTGGCCGATTCCGAAACCTCAGCCCTGCGCAAACTCGTCATCGGTGATGACGGGAGCATCGCGGTCGAAACGGCCGTGGGCAAGGGCCTGTTCGACTTCGGTTTCCGCGACGGAGAGGCGTCCGAGGCGCGGCTGCAGCACCCCCTCGGCGTCACCGTGCTGCCGGACGGGTCAGTGGCGATCGCCGACACCTACAACGGTGCGGTCCGCCGCTACGATCCCGCCTCACGGACAGTGTCCACGCTGGCACGCGGGCTCTCCGAGCCCTCCGACGTCATTGTGGACCACACGCACGTCGCCGGGGCCGAGCCGCTGCTGGTGGTGGTCGAGGCCAACAAGCACCAGCTGGTGTACGTGCCGATCCCGAAGGAGGCCCAACAGGTGGACGAGGGCGCCGCCCAGACGCACCGGCCCAAGAGCCCTGTCGCACCCGGGCTGCTGCAGCTGACCGTCCGGTTCGCCGCGCCCACGGGCCAGAAGCTGGACGACCGCTGGGGCGACCCCACGCAGCTGAAGATCTCCTCCACCCCGCCGGAGCTGCTGCTGTCCGGCGGCGGGACCTCCGTGGGCCTGCTCCGCACGCTGGAACTTGCCTCCGACGTCCCGGAGGGCGTCCTGCATATCACCGCGCGGGCCGCGGCCTGTGACGGTCCGGAGGACGCCGACGGCGAGATCCCGGACCACGCCGCCTGCCACCTGTACCAGCAGGACTGGGGCATCCCGGTGCTGCTGCAGGCGGACGGTGACACTGAGCTCGTGCTGGACCTCCGCGGGATGGACTAA
- a CDS encoding type IV toxin-antitoxin system AbiEi family antitoxin domain-containing protein: MDVVSALTICGGAARRPALARLGIDDAALRRAVRAGVLQPDRGLYALPTADPGHVALLRRRQLLTCLSAAPFHRLWTVGPAAAVHVHHGGARRPTGK, from the coding sequence ATGGATGTCGTTTCGGCTCTGACGATTTGCGGGGGAGCGGCCCGGCGGCCGGCGCTCGCCCGCTTGGGAATCGACGACGCCGCCCTGCGCCGGGCGGTCAGGGCCGGGGTCCTGCAACCGGACCGCGGACTTTATGCGCTTCCGACGGCGGACCCCGGCCATGTGGCGCTGCTCCGCCGCAGGCAGCTGCTGACCTGCCTCAGCGCGGCACCCTTCCACCGTCTCTGGACCGTCGGACCCGCGGCCGCGGTGCATGTGCACCACGGCGGGGCGAGGCGGCCGACGGGCAAGTAG
- a CDS encoding endonuclease domain-containing protein: protein MTLDYLRCRLPGTRNGRARLVLEWVDRSADSMLETLARTYFRQAGIWVEAQVYVDGVGYVDLLLEGCLIVELDGRQHGEWAQVKKDQRRTNRSVIQGYTVLRYFYADVVHEPQAMVAEVLSVLARLKARG from the coding sequence ATGACCCTCGACTACTTGCGGTGCCGGCTTCCCGGTACCCGCAACGGCCGTGCCCGTCTTGTCCTCGAGTGGGTGGACCGGAGTGCGGACTCCATGCTGGAGACCCTCGCCCGCACCTACTTCCGGCAGGCCGGCATATGGGTAGAGGCCCAGGTCTACGTCGACGGCGTCGGATATGTGGACCTCCTGCTGGAGGGCTGCCTTATCGTAGAGCTGGACGGGCGGCAGCACGGCGAGTGGGCACAGGTGAAGAAGGACCAGCGCCGCACCAACCGCTCCGTCATCCAGGGCTACACAGTGCTTCGCTATTTCTATGCCGACGTGGTGCACGAGCCGCAGGCCATGGTGGCCGAGGTCCTGTCGGTCCTCGCGCGCCTCAAAGCGCGCGGCTAG
- a CDS encoding helicase HerA-like domain-containing protein, with product MAIKSTADKVATIQKGYSLEGPTIELGAAIIDGELRKDAPVRLPLSMMNRHGLVAGATGTGKTVTLHMMAEQLSTAGVPVFLADIKGDLSGLATAAAGSEKLLARTESIGQTWSGKTFPVEFLALGGDGNGIPVRATVTSFGPILLSRIMELNDTQESSLQLVFHFADKNNLELIDLKDLRAVIQFLTSDEGKDELKDLGGLSKATAGVILRELITLEAQGMEKFFGEPEFDTAELLRTAPDGRGVVSCLELPTLQTKPMLFSTFLMWLLADLFEELPEAGDLDKPKLVFFLDEAHLLFNDASKAFLEAITTTVRLIRSKGVGIFFVTQTPKDVPAEVLGQLANRVQHALRAYTPEDAKALKATVSTFPMSDYDLEETLTSAGIGEAVVTVMNEKGAPTPVALTRLRAPESVMGPSSDALVASTVAGSALLPIYGTAVDNVSAYEKITGKAGAAGRAGGDGGAPQAAQAPSGTDSSGAAADADIDAEARRIEEEILGRPSSRPAPAPERARAPERDAAAEAPQGAPGGGIAGDLAGALGGALGGGLKSMARSFGTQLGRELLRGVFGTAPKRRRRSR from the coding sequence ATGGCCATCAAATCCACTGCAGATAAAGTCGCCACGATCCAGAAGGGCTACTCCCTCGAGGGCCCGACGATCGAGCTGGGCGCGGCGATAATCGACGGCGAGCTCCGCAAGGACGCCCCTGTCCGGTTGCCGCTGTCAATGATGAACCGGCACGGCCTGGTGGCCGGAGCGACGGGCACAGGCAAGACAGTCACCCTGCATATGATGGCGGAACAACTCTCCACCGCCGGGGTGCCGGTGTTCCTCGCCGACATCAAGGGCGACCTTTCCGGACTGGCCACGGCCGCCGCCGGATCCGAAAAACTTCTGGCCCGCACCGAGAGCATCGGCCAGACATGGTCCGGCAAGACGTTTCCGGTGGAGTTCCTTGCCCTCGGCGGTGACGGCAACGGGATCCCCGTCCGGGCCACCGTCACGTCCTTTGGGCCCATCCTGCTTTCCCGCATCATGGAGCTCAACGACACGCAGGAATCCAGTCTCCAGCTGGTCTTCCACTTCGCGGACAAGAACAACCTCGAACTGATTGATCTGAAGGACCTGCGTGCCGTCATCCAGTTCCTCACCTCCGACGAGGGCAAGGACGAGCTCAAGGACCTCGGTGGACTCTCCAAAGCCACCGCAGGAGTCATCCTTCGTGAGCTCATCACGCTTGAGGCGCAGGGCATGGAAAAGTTCTTCGGCGAACCCGAGTTCGACACTGCTGAGCTGCTGCGCACGGCCCCGGACGGCCGCGGCGTCGTCAGCTGCCTTGAGCTGCCCACACTGCAGACGAAGCCGATGCTCTTCTCCACGTTCCTGATGTGGCTCCTTGCGGATCTCTTCGAGGAATTGCCCGAGGCCGGTGATCTGGACAAGCCCAAGCTCGTGTTCTTCCTGGACGAGGCCCACCTTTTGTTCAATGACGCCTCCAAGGCCTTCCTGGAGGCCATCACCACCACGGTGCGGCTGATCCGTTCCAAGGGGGTGGGCATCTTCTTCGTTACGCAGACGCCAAAAGACGTGCCTGCCGAAGTGCTGGGGCAGCTGGCCAACCGCGTTCAGCATGCCCTGCGGGCCTACACGCCCGAGGATGCCAAGGCCCTTAAAGCGACGGTCTCAACCTTCCCGATGAGTGACTATGACCTTGAAGAGACGCTTACCTCCGCGGGTATCGGCGAGGCCGTCGTTACGGTCATGAACGAGAAGGGCGCCCCGACCCCCGTGGCATTGACCCGCCTCCGCGCGCCGGAATCCGTGATGGGCCCAAGCAGCGATGCCCTGGTAGCAAGCACGGTCGCCGGCTCGGCACTGCTCCCCATCTACGGCACCGCCGTGGACAACGTCTCGGCCTACGAGAAAATCACCGGCAAGGCTGGAGCGGCAGGCCGTGCCGGAGGCGATGGAGGAGCGCCACAGGCGGCCCAAGCGCCTTCCGGCACCGACTCCTCCGGAGCCGCGGCGGACGCCGACATCGACGCCGAGGCCCGGCGAATCGAGGAAGAGATTCTGGGCAGGCCCAGCAGCCGCCCCGCCCCGGCCCCCGAGCGGGCCAGGGCGCCCGAACGCGACGCCGCAGCCGAAGCTCCGCAGGGCGCGCCGGGAGGCGGGATCGCCGGGGACCTGGCGGGCGCGCTAGGTGGAGCGCTCGGCGGCGGGCTCAAGAGCATGGCCCGCTCGTTCGGGACGCAGCTGGGCCGCGAACTGCTCCGCGGGGTTTTCGGCACCGCACCCAAGCGCCGGCGCCGGAGCCGGTAG
- a CDS encoding LLM class flavin-dependent oxidoreductase, which produces MTVPLSILDLATIGKGQTAAESFAGSVAMAQLAERLGYRRVWYAEHHNMSSIASSATSVLIAHIAAHTESIRLGAGGVMLPNHSPLTIAEQFGTLETLHPGRIDLGLGRAPGSDQNTFRALRRDPMSSESFPQDVLELQGYLSGPTRIPGVEATPGKGTNVPLYILGSSLFGARLAAQLGLPYAFASHFAPNALQDAVAIYRREFKPSAQLEAPHVIAGVNVIAANSAAEAQTMLRDTLRARVSLFFGGGRVFSDDEADMVLDSPQGQHVSQMMKYSAVGTPDAVREYLDEFAAHSDADELIVAHQSSQTEDRLRSVELLAEAAGLVRV; this is translated from the coding sequence GTGACTGTTCCGCTTTCCATCCTTGATCTGGCAACCATCGGCAAGGGCCAGACAGCGGCAGAAAGCTTCGCGGGAAGCGTAGCCATGGCGCAGCTGGCCGAGAGGCTTGGCTACCGGCGCGTGTGGTACGCGGAGCACCACAACATGTCATCCATCGCCTCGTCCGCCACCAGTGTGCTGATCGCGCACATTGCAGCCCACACGGAGTCCATCCGGCTGGGCGCTGGCGGCGTCATGCTGCCCAACCACTCTCCGTTGACTATCGCTGAGCAGTTCGGCACCCTGGAGACACTGCACCCGGGCCGGATCGACCTGGGCCTTGGGCGGGCCCCGGGCAGCGACCAGAACACCTTCCGGGCACTGCGCCGTGACCCGATGTCCTCGGAAAGTTTTCCGCAGGACGTGCTGGAACTCCAGGGCTACCTCAGCGGCCCAACCCGTATCCCGGGTGTCGAGGCAACTCCCGGTAAGGGCACCAACGTGCCGCTCTATATCCTGGGGTCCTCGCTCTTCGGGGCAAGGTTGGCCGCCCAGCTGGGCCTGCCGTACGCCTTCGCCTCCCACTTCGCACCGAACGCCCTGCAGGACGCCGTGGCCATCTACCGTCGGGAGTTCAAGCCCTCAGCGCAACTCGAGGCGCCGCACGTGATTGCCGGCGTCAATGTCATTGCAGCGAACTCCGCTGCGGAGGCACAGACGATGCTCCGCGACACGCTGCGCGCCCGGGTGTCGCTGTTCTTCGGCGGTGGCCGCGTCTTCAGCGACGACGAGGCGGACATGGTTTTGGACTCGCCGCAGGGTCAGCATGTGTCGCAGATGATGAAGTACTCGGCCGTCGGAACGCCGGACGCGGTGCGGGAGTACCTTGACGAGTTCGCCGCACATTCCGACGCCGACGAGCTGATCGTTGCGCACCAGAGCTCCCAAACCGAAGACCGGCTGCGCTCCGTCGAGTTGCTGGCCGAAGCCGCCGGACTGGTCCGGGTCTAG